The following DNA comes from Hordeum vulgare subsp. vulgare chromosome 3H, MorexV3_pseudomolecules_assembly, whole genome shotgun sequence.
CTCCGCGGCCAGCCGAGTCGACGCCGACGCGCAGGCGCAGCAGTCTCCTCCCAAGCCGCTGCTGGTAGCCGCCCCGTGCGACGCAGGGGAGTACCCCGTGGTAGTCTTCTTGCATGGCTACCTCTGCAACAACTACTTCTACTCCCAGCTGATCCAGCATGTTGCCTCCCATGGCTTCATCGTCGTCTGTCCTCAGGTAAGTATGTTATACAGTATATATTGACAAGATCATCAAGCTAATCCATGTCGGCGCGGCAATGAACTTTTTCTCCGGAGATGAACAGTACTGAACTGGAGTACGTATAAATTAATTGCAGCTGTACACGGTGTCCGGACCCGACACCACCAGCGAGATAAACTCGGCGGCCGCCGTCATCGACTGGCTCGCCGCCGGCCTCTCTTCGAAGCTCGCACCCGGTATTCGACCGAACCTAGCTGCGGTCAGTTACCATCGATTACTCTGCTCTCTAATTTAACAGAAGAATAATTCGAGCTCGTGTTGCTAACTGACAATTGCACCATGGCATCAATCGATCAGGTGTCCATCTCCGGCCACAGCCGCGGCGGCAAGGTGGCCTTCGCGCTGGGGCTGGGGCACGCCAAGACCAGCCTGCCTCTGGCTGCCCTCATCGCCGTCGACCCCGTGGACGGCACCGGCATGGGCAACCAGACGCCCCCGCCAATCCTGGCCTACAAGCCGAACGCGATCCGCGTCCCGGCGCCGGTGATGGTCATCGGCACGGGCCTCGGCGAGCTGCCTCGCAACGCGCTGTTCCCGCCCTGCGCGCCGCTGGGGGTCAGCCACGCGGCATTCTACGACGAGTGCGCGGCGCCGGCGTGCCACCTCGTGGCCAGGGACTACGGCCACACCGACATGATGGACGACGTGACGACGGGCGCCAAGGGGCTGGCCACGCGCGCCCTCTGCAAGAGCGGCGGGGCCAGGGCGCCCATGAGGCGGTTCGTCGCCGGCGCCATGGTGGCGTTCCTCAACAAGTGGGTGGAGGGGAAGCCCGAGTGGTTGGATGCCGTGAGGGAGCAAACGGTGGCCGCGCCCGTGGTGCTGTCCGCCGTGGAGTTCCGCGATGAATAGCTCTATACATGATTCACGATAGCATTAGCCAGCACGCACAAACCTTGTTAATAAGAGATGAAGAACGAGTTTACCGAAGAAAACATCCATTCCATGTAGTATGATCCACACGTCACCTgataaatactactccctccgttcctaaatatacgtctttttagatattgtactagtggactacatacgaagtaaaatgagtgaatctacgttttaaaatatgtctatgtacattcgtatgtagtcctctaatgaaatctctaaaactacttatatttaggaacggagggagtactacgtaCTCAGCATGCATAGATGCAAGCAGGTAATCTAAAGCATGCGCCCATAATCACACATTGGCAATATACTACTGTGGTATGTTCATATAAGCACGTACGAACTCGGAAATAACAGGAAGCATGCACCCATGCATATAATGTTCATAGAAGTACGAACTCGGAAATAACAGGACAAGACCGTAAGATATCCATCCAGCGATGATAATACTCTAGCTTTCTTCAATCAAGAGAAGGAAGCAGAAACGAAACATCGGCCAGCGCTCAAGAGAACTGcagggtgacggtgacggtgcccGACGAATCCCAGAATTCCTTGGGTACGATGATGAACGCATTGGCCTTGTACCCCTGCAGCCGGCGGACAAACGGCACGGTCGCCGTCAGCGACAGCGACGCTGCCACGTCGCCCTTCACAACCATCGTGTACTCCGTCTctatctcctcgtcctcctccaacGGGTAAGGGCAGATGCAAATCACCGACAGCCGGCGCCCAGTGAGGTCGTCGCCGCCGCGGTTGAGCAGGAGGAAGACACTCTCCCCGTCGCGGTGCATGAGCGCGAGGAAGGGCGCCGCCTTCTGCAGCGTTACTGTCATCCGCCGGAGCAGACCCATGGCGGAGGTgacgccgccgccagccgcatGGTCGTCCTGGATGTGGTCGTAGAGCATCAGACCGCGGTAGGCGCAGCCGTCGAACGGGCAGCGGTACGGCGCGAAGCGGCATGCGTCCTCCTCGTGGGCGCGCGCCTCCGTGTAGCGGACGGTCTCCGTGCAGCCGTGCTTCTTGAACCGGCATGGCCTGGTCATGCCGGCGAGGATCTTCTCCGTTGCCCGGCAGCGGAAGTCGCCGATGGGCTCTCTGCAGCTGGGGCACTCGCGTTCCATGTTGATGCAGCAGGCAGCGCACGCCGCGTGCCCGTTCTTGCACTGAGATCAAAATCATGCATCATCATGAATCAATAGTGAACAAAACTATGCTAGGATTCGAAAAGATAATTTGCGATACTTGCCGAGTAAACTCGGGACTCGAATGGGAGAAAGCAGATGTCGCATTCCAGGCTATCCATCTCGTGGGAGAAGACGTTGACgatctccatctcttcttcctcctcttcatgcTCAGCGCCGCACTTGGTTGGTGATTTCCTAGTGGTTCTCGCCTTCTTTGGTACGCTGCCACTGCTGCAACCCATGTCCTTCTTTGGTCCGCCGCTGCCCTTGCCGCCTTTCTTGGCGCTCCTTTTCTGCATCGCCCTATGTATCCAAGCAAATACTACCAGGGATGATTCAGTGACACGTAAAGCAGACACCGAACTCAAGTACTCCACAGTATCGATGCAGAAATTATGCTAATTAACCTGCAGGTTGAGATGAAGATGGAAGCTTGTGATGGCAATGGCACTCACAGGCAACGCCACggcactcgcagattttatagctCGGCAAACCAATGACGAGGGAGGTGAAACGAGCAGACCTGAAAGGCTTGCGCGTGCTCGG
Coding sequences within:
- the LOC123442869 gene encoding chlorophyllase-2 translates to MASAGDVFDHGRHGTSLARVEQAKNTRCSAASRVDADAQAQQSPPKPLLVAAPCDAGEYPVVVFLHGYLCNNYFYSQLIQHVASHGFIVVCPQLYTVSGPDTTSEINSAAAVIDWLAAGLSSKLAPGIRPNLAAVSISGHSRGGKVAFALGLGHAKTSLPLAALIAVDPVDGTGMGNQTPPPILAYKPNAIRVPAPVMVIGTGLGELPRNALFPPCAPLGVSHAAFYDECAAPACHLVARDYGHTDMMDDVTTGAKGLATRALCKSGGARAPMRRFVAGAMVAFLNKWVEGKPEWLDAVREQTVAAPVVLSAVEFRDE
- the LOC123441455 gene encoding putative E3 ubiquitin-protein ligase SINA-like 6, with translation MQKRSAKKGGKGSGGPKKDMGCSSGSVPKKARTTRKSPTKCGAEHEEEEEEMEIVNVFSHEMDSLECDICFLPFESRVYSCKNGHAACAACCINMERECPSCREPIGDFRCRATEKILAGMTRPCRFKKHGCTETVRYTEARAHEEDACRFAPYRCPFDGCAYRGLMLYDHIQDDHAAGGGVTSAMGLLRRMTVTLQKAAPFLALMHRDGESVFLLLNRGGDDLTGRRLSVICICPYPLEEDEEIETEYTMVVKGDVAASLSLTATVPFVRRLQGYKANAFIIVPKEFWDSSGTVTVTLQFS